The DNA sequence GGTCGCGCGCTTCCCAGGGCTCGGCGAACGCGCGCGCCGCGTCGAAGTCGCGCGCGATGCGCTCGAGCGCGGCGCGCGCAGCCCGCGCTGAGCCTGTCGAAGAATCGCCGATCGGGAACGACGCGGCGATCGCCGCCAGCACCGTCTGCGCCGAGGCGTCCGGCGCTTTGTACGCGTTCGTGATCGTGTCCAGACCGTGCGCGAAGCGGTTCGCCTCCGCGACCGCCCCCTTGCCGATGATCTCGAGCACGTCGGCGCGGTCGCCGGCGGCCGCGAGCAGCGTGCGCGCGTCGTCGGGGCGCACCCCGCTCTGCGGCGCGAGCAGCGCGCGCCGTGCGTCCGCGTCGCGCTGCGAAGCGGCGTAGCGCAAGAGCGCGACGACGCCGTCGACCGCGCGCAGGTCGAGCGGCGGCGGCGCAGGAGCGCCCAGGTCGACGAGTTCGAACGCAAGCCCCGCTTCGCCGAAGAGCCGGCGCCAAGCGAAGGCGTCGTCCGGGTTCGTCAGCAGCGCCGCGTCGACGGCGAGCGCCTCGCCGGGCTGCGCCGGCTCGGCGGCGACGGCGTGCCGCAGCGCGCTGCGCACGTCGAGCGCGTCGGCGTACGCGATCAGCGTGCGCACGTGCTGCGCGAGCGACTCGAACGGCGCCGGAACGGCGTCGCGGTCGAGCGCCTCGAGGACGCGCGCGGCGAACGAGTGGCTCGAGCGCAAGTGCGGAGCGAGCGCGGGGTCCTCGTGCGTCGCCGCGATCCGCCGCACGATTGCGCGCCGCTCGCCCTCGCCGAGCACGCGCCGGCGCACCAGCCGCGAGAGAAACGCGGCCGGCCCGATCGCATCGCCGTGCGGCAGCCGGCGCTCGTCGACGAGAAGCACCTTCAAAGCTTCAAGACCGGGGCGAGCCCGGCCCCCGGCTGCGTCCACGGATCGCGATGCGGAGTCTGTGGACGAGGCGTGGAATGAGGTGCATGGTGACGGACCGAGCAGAGGGCGCCGTGAAACGAAAACGGCTCATCGTCGGCGTGTCGGGGGCGAGCGGGAGCGCGTACGCGATCGCGGCGCTGCGCGCGCTCCGGGCGGTTCCGGACGTCGAGACGCACCTCGTCCTCTCGCAGCAGGCGCGCCGAACGATCGAGCTGGAGACCGACGCGACGGCGGCCGACGTCGAGGCGCTCGCCGACGTGGTTCACCGTGACGGCGACCTCGCCGCGTCCATCTCGTCGGGCTCGTTCAAGACCGAGGGGATGCTGGTGATCCCGTGCTCGATCAAGACCGCCTCCTCGATCGCCTACAGCTTCAACGCGAACCTGCTGACGCGCGCCGCCGACGTCTGCCTCAAGGAAAAGCGGCGGCTGGTGCTGGTGGTGCGCGAGACGCCGCTCCACCTCGGCCACTTGCGCATCCTCACGCAGCTCGCGGAGATCGGCGCGGTCATCCTGCCGCCGGTTCCCGGAATGTACGCGCGCCCGAAGACGGTCGACGAGATCGTGGCGCAAACGGTCGGCAAAGCGCTCGACCAGTTCGAGATCGACGCGAAGCTGTTCACCCGCTGGACCGGCGCGGCGAGCGGCTCGGAGTGAGCGGCGCTGCCGTTCAGTGTGAGGTCAGCGTGAACGAGGCACCGACGGTGCGTTCGCGGTAACCCTCTTCGGGAACCGCGGCGACCGTGTACGTGCCGAACGGGGAGTCTGCCTCGACCGTCACCCGAATCGCCGCCTTGCCGTGGTTGACCGCGGCTCGGTAGTAGTTTCCGTCGTTGGTGACGTGATCGACGTCTTGGCCTTTATTCGGCTGGTCGGCGGCGCCGAAGGCGCACCCTTTGGTAACGCAGGTGAAGCGCACGTGACGTGGCTGCTTCTGCCGCGGGGCGCCGACGACGCGGACGACGAGCAGGCCCGGAAATTCGGTTTGGTACTTCGCCTCGCCCGGCGCGACGAACGCGCGCGCGGTCTGCGGCGTGCCGGAGACGACGAAGGCGCGCACCACGTGCAGCGGCTTGCGCGGGTGCGCGTGCGCGCGCGGAGGCTGATGAGGCGCCGGGTGCGAGGCGGCGACGAGCGCGATCGCGGCAACCGCGAGCGCGAGCCGCCTCACGCGACGGCGTCGGCGCCGGTGCTCGTCTCCGCAGGCCGCCACTCGACGCACGGCGGGATGAGCCGCAGGTCGACGCGCTCCTTGTGCTGTCCGGCCAGGGCGATCAGCCCGGCGATCGTGTCGTCGGAGAGCAGCGTCGGTTCTAGGCCGAGCGAGCGCAGGTTGGTGTTCACGCAGTTGTAGTAGTGCGACTCGCGTTCGACGCGCGGGTT is a window from the Candidatus Eremiobacterota bacterium genome containing:
- a CDS encoding UbiX family flavin prenyltransferase, which translates into the protein MVTDRAEGAVKRKRLIVGVSGASGSAYAIAALRALRAVPDVETHLVLSQQARRTIELETDATAADVEALADVVHRDGDLAASISSGSFKTEGMLVIPCSIKTASSIAYSFNANLLTRAADVCLKEKRRLVLVVRETPLHLGHLRILTQLAEIGAVILPPVPGMYARPKTVDEIVAQTVGKALDQFEIDAKLFTRWTGAASGSE